A stretch of DNA from Mycolicibacterium celeriflavum:
GCCCACTTGTCTGTGTCCGCGCCTCGCACCGGGCTGGGCGCGATGGTCACCGCGACGCCCGCCTGGAAGGCGCCCAGTATCGCTGCGATCAGCTCGACGGTGGGTTCGCCCGCCAGCCCCAACGCGGTGACTTCCTCGTTGAGCAGCCAGTCCGCGACGTTCTCCGACCGGGCGTGCACCTCCGGCCAGGGGTGGCGGGTCCATGCGTCGTCGTCGAAGACGTACAGGCTGTTGTCGGAGCCGGTCAGCCGCTCCGCAAAGGCCTTCGCCAACGAGTCCATGGACAACCTCGCAGTGTTTACGCGCTCGAATGAACGATTGTCGATCTGGTCAATTGCGTCCCAAGCTAACCGATGGAAGTTCGCCGTGGGAAATCACCCCGATGCGGTGGTGAGAGACGAAAGCGGCCCCCGGAGTTTCTTCCGGGGGCCGCTTCACCTAGTAGCGGGGACAGGATTCGAACCTGCGACCTCTGGGTTATGAGCCCAGCGAGCTACCGAGCTGCTCCACCCCGCGTCGGGTGAACGCAACGTTACCGAAGGCGCTCGTGCACTTCCAAATCGCGCGGTCACGGGCCTTTCGGTGAGCGGCGAGCGTGCGCAAACGTCGTGCCGCGAGCGGCGTGTCGCGCAGCAGACACGCACGCTCGCGCGAAACGGAAACGGGGAACAGGGGCTAGCCGGCGGACTGGTACTTACCCATCGCATCGTCGAGGCGTTGCAGCGCCTCGCCGAACTCGCCGAAGTCCCCGCTCTGCTGGGCCTTACGCAGCGCGTCGAGCGCCGAGTTGACCTCTTGCAGCGCAGCGGCTTTCGGGCCGGACAACTCCACCGGGCCGCCCGGCGGCACCGCGTCAGGCGCGGGCGCCTCCGGTACCTGACCCTGCTGATTGGCCGGCGTGCGACCGGTCGGCGCCTCACCGTCGGCCGGGGGCTGCGCGGCGGGCTGCTGTCCACCCGGTCCCGCGATCGGCGCAGGCCCGGTGGCGGTCGCGTCGGCGCCGGGTCCGAACAACTCGGTCAGCGCATCGCGGACCGTGGGCCCGTAGCCGACCTTGTCGTTGTACATCATCGCCACCCGGATGAGGCGCGGGTACGACGACGCGGCGTCGCTGGCTCCCGGCGAGGCGTACACCGGCGCGACGTAGAGCAGCCCACCATCTGCCACCGGCAGCGTCAGCAGGTTGCCCCACCGGATGCGGTTCTGATTGTCGCGGCCGATCACGCCGAGGTCCTGGCTGACCGCGGTATCGGTGCTGATCGCGTTGAACGCCAGCTTCGGACCGTTGACCTGCCCGGGGATCGTCAGCACCGTGAGCTTGCCGTAGGTGTCGGGATCAGAACTGGCGCTGATGTAGGCGGCGAGGAAGTCGCGGCGGAACCGGTTCATCGCGCTGGTCAGTTGGAACGACGCCGAACGGTCTCTGGTGACAAGGTCTTTGGCGACGATGTAGTACGGCGGCTGATAGCTGCTCGCGGTCGGGTTCGGATCGAGCGGCACGTCCCAGAAGTCCGACGTGGAGAAGAACGTCACCGGGTCGTCGACGTGGTACTTGGCCAGCAGCGCACGCTGCACCTTGAACAGGTCCTCGGGATACCGCAGATGCTGCCGCAGTTCCGGCGAGATCTCGCTCTTGGGCTTCACCGTGCCGGGGAACACCTTCATCCACGCCTTGAGAACCGGATCCTGCTCGTCATGCGCGTAGAGGGTCACCGTGCCGTCGTAGGCGTCGACGGTGGCCTTCACCGAGTTGCGGATGTAGGACACCTGCTTGTCCGGTGCGAGCCGGTTGAACGCCACCTCGTTGGAGTCGGCGGTGGCACTCGACAACGTCGTCAACTCCGAATACGGGTAGTTGTCCAACGTGGTGTAGCCGTCGATGATCCACACCATCCGCTTGTTCACGATCGCGGGATAGATGTTCGTGTCGGTGGTCAACCACGGCGCCACCGCCTCGACGCGGTCCGCCGGATCGCGGTTGAACAGGATCTTGCTGTTCGGGCCGATCACGTTGGAGAACAAGAAGTTTCGTTCGGCGAACTTCGCGGCGAAGACCGACCGCGCGAGCCAGTTGCCGACCGGGACGCCGCCGCGGCCGGTGTAGGTGTAGTTCTTGGTCGCGGTGTTCGTCTCGTAGTCGTACTCGCGGTCGGCGTCGCCGTTCTTGCCGACGATCGCGTAGTCGGCGGGGGTGTTGGAGATGACCGGTCCGTAATAGATGCGCGGCTGATCCAGCGGTGCCGGCCCCGGCGAGATGACGCTGCCGTTGGCGCCGACCACGCTGGCCAGGAACTCCGGATAACCGCCGTTCTGGTTGGGGTCGTTGGCGACGCCACGCACGGTGTTGGCCGGTGAGGCGATGAACCCGTTGCCGTGGGTGTAGACGGTGTGGCGGTTGATCCAGTCGCGCTGGTTGTCGATCAGCCGGTCGGGATTGAGCTCGCGCGCGGCGACCACGTAGTCGCGCAGGTTGCCGTCGGGTCCGATGTAGCGGTCCATCGACAGCTGTTCGGGGAAGTAGTAGAAGTTCTTGCCCTGCTGGAACTGGGTGAACGCCGGGCTGACGATGGTCGGATCCAGCAGCCGGATATTCGACGTCGTCGCCCGGTCCGCGGCGACCTGCTGGGCGGTGGCCGGCGAGTCGCCGCTGTAATTGCGGTAGGTGACCACGTCGTCGGTCAGCCCGTAAGCCTGTCTGGTCGCCTTGATACTTCGGCTGATGTATTCGCTTTCCTTCTGCGCCGCATTGGGTTTGACGCTGAACTGCTCGACGACCAGCGGCCAGCCCGCGCCGACCACCAATGAGGAGAGCAGCAACAGCACCACGCCGATCGCGGGGATACGCAAATCGCGCAGCACAATCGCCGAGAACACCGCGGCCGCGCAGATCACCGCGATGGCCATCAGGATGAGCTTGGCCGGCAGGACCGCGTTGATGTCTGTGTAGCCGGCACCGGTGAACGGCTTGCCACCGCGGGTGTGGCTCAGCAACTCGTAGCGGTCCAACCAGTAGGCGAGAGCCTTGAGCAGCATCAGGATGCCGACCAGGGTGATCAGCTGGATGCGCGCCGCCCGGCTCAACGCGCCGGCGCGCCCGGACAGCCGGATGCCGCCGAACAGATAGTGACCCAACAGGTTTCCGAGAAACGCCAGGAAGGTCGCTACGAAAAGATAGTTCAGAACGAGCCGGTAGAACGGCAGGTCGAAGGCATAGAAGCCGAGATCCATGCCGAACTGCGGGTCGGTGACCCCGAAGCTGTCGCCGTGCAGGAACAGCTGGACCGTCTGCCATTGCCCCAGCGCGAACAGGCCGACGAACAAGCCGATGAGCGCGGGTACGCCGAAGCCGACGAGTCGCAAGCGCGCCATCACCGCGGTGCGGTAACTGGCGACCGGGTCGTTGGGACCGTTGGTCGGCACGAACACCGGTCTGGTGCGGTACGCCAGCGCCAGCCCGGCGAACAGGATCGCGCCGACCAGAACCGACACGACGAGGAACAGCAGGATCTGGGTGAACAGCACGGTGGTGAAGACCGAGCGGTAGCCGAGTTCGCCGAACCACAGCCAGTCGACGTAGGTGTCGATCAACCGTGGTCCGATCAACAACAGCAGGATGGCGATGGCGCCCACCCCGATGAGAATCCGGCTACGTCGTGTCAGCTTCGGCATTCGTGCCGCGGGCCGCATACCCACTCGTCGACTCCAGTTCCATTCCCGTACGTCGCGATCGACGTGGCCCCAACTCTACGCAACCGCCGACGGGCGGTGGCCGGTCAATCACCTAGCAATGGGGCCGTTCACCACCGGCGGACAACGTCTTCAAGGCGTCGACGGTCTGCGCCAGCGTGTCGACCTTGACCAGTTCCAGGCCGTCCTGCGGCGCGGTCTTGGCCTCCTCGCAGTTGTCGGCGGGCACCAGGAAGATCGTCGCGCCCGCCTCGCGCGCGGACTGCGTCTTGTGGGTGATGCCGCCGATCGAGCCGACCTTGCCGTCCCCGCTGATCGTTCCGCTGCCCGCGACGAACTCGCCGCCGTTGAGGTCACCGGTGGTGAGTTTGTCGACCACGGCCAGCGAGAACATCAAGCCCGCGGACGGACCGCCGATGTTGGCGAGGTGGAAGTCGACCGAGAACGGCGCCCAGGGCGCGTCGAGCACGCCGATGCCGAGATAGCCGTGGTCGCCCTCGGGATGCTTGCCCAGCGTGATGGTGGCGACGCCGGGCGGCCCGTCCTTACGGCGGTAGTCGAGCACCACGGTGTCACCGGGCTTGGTGTCCTCGAGCAAGGCCTGGAATTCGTCGAGCGTCGCCACCGGCTTGCCGTTGACGCCGTCGATCGCGTCGCCGTCCTTCAGCTTGCCCGCCGATGGTCCGTCGTCGTTGACGGTTTCCACCGTCACCGCCATCGGAAAATCCAGGTAGTGCAGCGCGGCGTATTCGGCGCTGCGTTCGGAGTTGCGAAAGTCGGTGGTGTTGGCCTCCTTGACCTCTTCTCGCGTCATGTCCGGCGGGTAGACCAGGTCGCGCGGCACCAGCTGCTCGCGGCCCGACAGCCACAGCGCCATCGCCTGCCCCAGCGTGAGCTGGTCGCGCTGGGACACCGTGGTCATGTTCAGATGCCCTGAGGTCGGATAGACGTCGGCGCCCTCAATTTCGACGACCTGCTTACCGTCGACCTCGCCGAGCGTGTTGAACGTCGGCCCCGGACCCAGCGACACGTAGGGCACCACCACGACCGACGCGAGCACGCCGAAGGCCAGAATCGGGACGAGCGCGACGAGCAACGTCAAAGTCCGCCTGTTCACGCCGCCCAATGTAAAGGGTGCGGCCAGCTTCGCTGTCAGCGTGACCTGCCCGGCCACATCACCTGCGGCCGGTGAGTACGGTTGAGGCATGGCTGACCCGCCTTTCGGCTTCTCCGCCGGGGACGACCCCGAGCGCGACAAGCGCAAGAAGGACCCCGATCAGGGGCCCGGCGCCGACCCGTTCGGCATGGGTTCTCAAGGCGGGTCCGAGTTCGACATGTCGCAGCTGGGGCAGATCTTCAGCAAGCTCGGCGAGATGTTCAGCGGGGCGGGCGGCGCGATGGCCGGCGGCAAGCAGTCCGGACCCGTGAACTACGACCTGGCCCGCCAGCTGGCGTCGAGCCAGATCGGCTTCGTCGCGCCGGTGCCGGAGAAGACGAGTGCGGCGATCGCCGACGCCGTGCACCTCGCCGATACCTGGCTGGACGGCGTGACGGCGCTGCCCGCGGGCACCAGCAAGGCGGTCGCATGGACGCCGACCGACTGGATCGACCACACGCTCGAAACGTGGAAACGGTTGTGTGACCCGGTCGCCGAGCAGATCTCGACGGTGTGGGTGTCCGCGCTGCCCGACGAGGCCAGGACCATGGCCGGTCCCCTGCTGTCGATGATGACGCAGATGGGCGGGATGGCGTTCGGCTCACAGCTGGGTCAGGCGCTGGGCAAGCTGTCGCGAGAAGTGTTGACTTCCACCGACATCGGGCTGCCACTCGGCCCCAAAGGGGTGGCCGCACTGATGCCGGAGGCGGTCGAGTCGTTGTCCGAGGGCCTCGAGCAGCCGCGCAGCGAGATCCTCACCTTCCTCGCCGCCCGCGAGGCCGCCCACCACCGCCTGTTCAGCCATGTGCCGTGGCTGGCCAGCCAGCTGCTGAATGCGGTCGAGGCGTTCGCCCGCGGCATGAAGATCGACATGAGCGGCATCGAAGAACTGGCCTCGGGCATCAATCCGGCGGCGCTGGCCGACCCGGCGCAGATGGAGCAACTGCTCAACCAGGGCATCTTCGAGCCGAAGGCGACGCCGGAGCAGACCGCGGCGCTGGAGCGCCTGGAGACGCTTCTGGCGCTGATCGAAGGGTGGGTGCAGACCGTCGTCACCGAGGCGCTCGGCGACCGCATCCCCGGTACCTCGGCGCTGGCGGAGGTGCTGCGCAGGCGGCGGGCCACCGGCGGACCGGCCGAGCAGACGTTTGCGACCCTGGTGGGGCTGGAACTTCGGCCACGCAAGATGCGTGAGGCCGCGGTGCTCTGGGAGCGCTTGACCCAGGCCGTCGGCTCCGATGGCCGTGACGCCGTATGGCAGCATCCGGACCTGCTGCCCAGCGCCGAGGACCTCGACGAGCCCGCCGGGTTCATCGACAGGATGATCGGCGGCGACACCAGCGGTATGGACAGCGCCATCGAGGAGGCGATTGCCGACCTCGAGAAGGACATCCAGAACCCCGATCGCGGTAAGGACGACGACCAATAGACGGTATGGGGGGCTGGGGCCTCGCTCACATGTGAACGTGGGTTGCCGTCAGGAAGTGGTCCTGGCCGGTAGAGCCACAGATGTGGGAGGCCCCAGTGAAGGTTCAGCGTACGAGTGTTGGTTTGGATGTGCACGCACGTTCGGTGGTTGCGTGCGGTCTTGATGGTGACACCGGAGAGCTCTTCGAGCGGCGATTGACCCCGGATCACGGCGAGATCGTGGCGTGGCTGAACGACCTTCCGGGTCCGGTGGCCGCGACCTACGAGTCCGGCCCGACGGGGTTTGTGTTGGCGCGCAGCATCAACGCCGCCGGGATCAGGTGTTCGGTCGCCGCGTCGTCGAAGCTGCAGCGTCCGGTCGGTGATCGAGTCAAGACCGATAAACGCGATGCTCGCCATCTGGCCCGGTTGTTACATTTGGGCGAAATTGTGGAAGTCGAGATCCCTAGTGTTGAGCAGGAATCCGCACGCGATCTGTTCCGCGCGCGTGAGGCCTGCCGCAAAGATCTGATGGCCGCACGCAACCGGCTCTCGAAGCTGCTGCTGCGCCGGGGCATCGTCTACTACGGCGGGACGGCCTGGTCGCGCAATCACGAGCGATGGCTGCAAAGCCAGCGGTTCGACGACCCCGCGCTGGCGATCGCCTACGACACCGCCTTCGACACGATGCTGACCACCACCGCTCGCCGTGACCGCCTCGATGCAGCCATCACCGCGATGGCCGCCGATTCCACGTTCACCCCGGTGGTGACGCGGCTGGGGTGTCTGCGCGGTGTTTCCACGTTGACGGCGTTCGGGTTGGCCACCGAAATCGGTGACTGGCATCGGCTGACCGGCCGCTCGATCGGCGCCTATCTCGGGCTGGTGCCCTGCGAGTACTCCACGGGAGACAATCGGACCCAGGGCGGGCTGACCCGTACCGGCAACACCCACGCACGCCGGTTGCTGATCGAGGCGGCCTGGCATCACCGGCCAGCGTATCGGCCCGGCGAGGTGATGCGACGACGCTGGGATGCCGCCTCGGCGGCGGCACGGTCCGCGGCCAGCACGCCAACCGACGACTGCACGCCCGCTGGGTGCGATTCAACGAACGCCGCAAACGCCCGTGGTGGCCAACGCCGCCATCGCTCGCGAGCTGGCCGGCTGGTGCTGGTCATTGGCCGTCATGGAGGACTGAGGCCACCGATCGTCCAGGTGGGCGTATCGAGGTGTCGGCAAGCGTCTTGGAGTGACCCGCGAAAATCGCTATGAGCAATCATGTTGCCCTGCAAGTTGATCACGCTCGATCAGTAGACCTGCGATCCACTCCGACTCGAAGACCCGTCCTGCGGTAACCAACCCGCGCATATCAGACTGACACGCGTCGATAAGACACGCTCGACACCAACGGCTGCTCACCTGGTCAACGAAGCGGCGGCCGCGACGACGGTTGCGGCCGCCGCCTCACCCTGCCCACTTGACAAACCGCCCCCCATATCAGCGATTTGGGTGTCTTGGGTGGGTCGCGTTCAGCGCGACCACGTGCACCGAAACGCCGCTGCGCGCAGCCCTGTGGATAACTTCCGGTGGCCCTCGCGCGGCGTGGCACGCTCGACCGATGACGCGATATGCGCTGAGCGCGGCGACACCGGTGCTGCTGCGCCCGGACGGCGCCGTGCAGGTGGGCTGGGATCCGCGGCGCGCGGTCATGATCCGT
This window harbors:
- a CDS encoding UPF0182 family protein; its protein translation is MGMRPAARMPKLTRRSRILIGVGAIAILLLLIGPRLIDTYVDWLWFGELGYRSVFTTVLFTQILLFLVVSVLVGAILFAGLALAYRTRPVFVPTNGPNDPVASYRTAVMARLRLVGFGVPALIGLFVGLFALGQWQTVQLFLHGDSFGVTDPQFGMDLGFYAFDLPFYRLVLNYLFVATFLAFLGNLLGHYLFGGIRLSGRAGALSRAARIQLITLVGILMLLKALAYWLDRYELLSHTRGGKPFTGAGYTDINAVLPAKLILMAIAVICAAAVFSAIVLRDLRIPAIGVVLLLLSSLVVGAGWPLVVEQFSVKPNAAQKESEYISRSIKATRQAYGLTDDVVTYRNYSGDSPATAQQVAADRATTSNIRLLDPTIVSPAFTQFQQGKNFYYFPEQLSMDRYIGPDGNLRDYVVAARELNPDRLIDNQRDWINRHTVYTHGNGFIASPANTVRGVANDPNQNGGYPEFLASVVGANGSVISPGPAPLDQPRIYYGPVISNTPADYAIVGKNGDADREYDYETNTATKNYTYTGRGGVPVGNWLARSVFAAKFAERNFLFSNVIGPNSKILFNRDPADRVEAVAPWLTTDTNIYPAIVNKRMVWIIDGYTTLDNYPYSELTTLSSATADSNEVAFNRLAPDKQVSYIRNSVKATVDAYDGTVTLYAHDEQDPVLKAWMKVFPGTVKPKSEISPELRQHLRYPEDLFKVQRALLAKYHVDDPVTFFSTSDFWDVPLDPNPTASSYQPPYYIVAKDLVTRDRSASFQLTSAMNRFRRDFLAAYISASSDPDTYGKLTVLTIPGQVNGPKLAFNAISTDTAVSQDLGVIGRDNQNRIRWGNLLTLPVADGGLLYVAPVYASPGASDAASSYPRLIRVAMMYNDKVGYGPTVRDALTELFGPGADATATGPAPIAGPGGQQPAAQPPADGEAPTGRTPANQQGQVPEAPAPDAVPPGGPVELSGPKAAALQEVNSALDALRKAQQSGDFGEFGEALQRLDDAMGKYQSAG
- a CDS encoding YlbL family protein; its protein translation is MNRRTLTLLVALVPILAFGVLASVVVVPYVSLGPGPTFNTLGEVDGKQVVEIEGADVYPTSGHLNMTTVSQRDQLTLGQAMALWLSGREQLVPRDLVYPPDMTREEVKEANTTDFRNSERSAEYAALHYLDFPMAVTVETVNDDGPSAGKLKDGDAIDGVNGKPVATLDEFQALLEDTKPGDTVVLDYRRKDGPPGVATITLGKHPEGDHGYLGIGVLDAPWAPFSVDFHLANIGGPSAGLMFSLAVVDKLTTGDLNGGEFVAGSGTISGDGKVGSIGGITHKTQSAREAGATIFLVPADNCEEAKTAPQDGLELVKVDTLAQTVDALKTLSAGGERPHC
- a CDS encoding zinc-dependent metalloprotease, with protein sequence MADPPFGFSAGDDPERDKRKKDPDQGPGADPFGMGSQGGSEFDMSQLGQIFSKLGEMFSGAGGAMAGGKQSGPVNYDLARQLASSQIGFVAPVPEKTSAAIADAVHLADTWLDGVTALPAGTSKAVAWTPTDWIDHTLETWKRLCDPVAEQISTVWVSALPDEARTMAGPLLSMMTQMGGMAFGSQLGQALGKLSREVLTSTDIGLPLGPKGVAALMPEAVESLSEGLEQPRSEILTFLAAREAAHHRLFSHVPWLASQLLNAVEAFARGMKIDMSGIEELASGINPAALADPAQMEQLLNQGIFEPKATPEQTAALERLETLLALIEGWVQTVVTEALGDRIPGTSALAEVLRRRRATGGPAEQTFATLVGLELRPRKMREAAVLWERLTQAVGSDGRDAVWQHPDLLPSAEDLDEPAGFIDRMIGGDTSGMDSAIEEAIADLEKDIQNPDRGKDDDQ